tttaggtttttattttatttgatatagaaattattttaacaatgggaactttctttaaaaagaaacccTATTACTAAAGTTTAATACAAGAATTAATGTGCTTTagtcttcattttttaaataaaaagtcattggATGTTTATAGCTCTACTTACTGTGAAATTAAgattaaaatctgttaaatttGTCACTGAAATTTGGCAAAAGTTCCCACTGAGGTCAAATTTGTAGTATTCTTGTACTGCAGTCAGGAGCTGCATAGAAGTTGTTCCAAGGGCCATAAAGGGCCCCTGCGCcacagtttggacacccctgatcttATGAGACTTGAATCTGCAAAATGATGACAACACCGATTACATCTTCATAGAATCcgtttggtttatttaaaatatttttttccaaacattttttatttcacaagatAAAATCATCACTTTTGGTTCATATGATATATTTGgtcatttgcatatttaaaatgaatattttggcTGATTAAGGCAGTTCTATGTAAACTGAAGGGTAAAGTCTTCATTTCTGGTTTACTCCAgtgatttcagtttattttcctgAAGCTTATGAACAACTCAAACATCGTGAGTTTGACTCATTAAAACCCGTTTTCACAGAGAAAATCTCCCAAATCCTTTTGGTCACAAAGAAAGGCACCACAGGTTTCTGTGCTTGCAGCGCGTCGGCGCCGCCCACCTCACTTTGCCGCGTGTTTCTTGCAGATGGCGATAAACTCCCGGACGTCATCGGGGGAGCCCATGGCCACGGGGGCGCGCTGATGGATGCCTTCGGGCTGGATGTCCAGGATGTTCTCGAAGCCGGTGGACGCCATGCCGCCCGCCTGCTCCATAACGAACGCCATCGGGTTTCCCTCATACAGCAGCCGCAGCTTCGAGCAAACGGAAAGTTTAGCTTCCTGATGCTAAGAGATCAACGCTTCCTATTCAATACCGACTCTCTGGAAATGGTAAACATGTAgacgcactgcaaaaacacaaaatctgagtatttctgtctagtttcgAATATTACccctgaaataagaaaaacctgactcaagtaacttttcagcaataaacaaaagtttgttttaagttaataatttcttaatattgatgaaaaggtacttgctccactggcagattatttcacttataactagaacattttcataaatattaacgaattaatgatttaaaataagctcttatttatttctgaaaagttacttgtaagtttctgtcttatttcaagtaccaaaatatttgcaaaagaaaatagaCCAAAACTAATTGTTAAATTCAGAGTTTCTTTGTGTCGTTCTATCATGTAGAATCCCCACCAAAGTTTGTATTTATAACatggtaaaatatgaaaagtataaaaaacaaaagttctgcttcattaaaggattttttttttaaatggtaaaaaaaaaaaatacatttattgatacactgcaaaaacagtatttttagtCCATTTTCTACTGCAAAAACCGgagtacacttgaattaaaacaaaattaacttgcaagttttaagttaataattccttaatattgttgaaaaagtagAAGTTAAATTGGAGTTCATTTCACTTATGATTAGacgtttttttattattaagtaattattaacttaaaacaagctcctatttaaTAGTTAATCGtacattagttttgttttatttcaagtgaactaagatatttgcattagttGCATTTTCCATGAAAATACTTGTGTAAACAtctaataagacaaaactaactcaactaacttttcagcaagaaaaaggagtttgttttaagttcataattccttaataataatgaaaaagtgctaaatttaagtgaaataatcttatTTTGAGGGTACAGAATGTGTACAACCTCTAGCTTAAAGCAGAAATGTTAAAGTTCCTCCTCCTTTGCTGCAGGCTCCGTTCagccttttaaaaaatgaagaaggaTGTGCAGAGTGAAGAAACAATGTTGTTGACAGAACTGCTTGACATGTTGCTCAAGTCAGAGTCGAGACAAATTGTGCAAAAACTAATTGCTGTTGCCTACAAACCCAGGTCTGGGTTGTTGTTCGAATGCGTATAAGGCTGCAAACGGACCGGCGGCCACTCCAaaggcaggaagtggactacagcgcagggcattctgggtaactacaaccaaaacaaagttcATATCACCTGACCCTGCTGGCAACaatataaaatgattaaaatatataaatcaacTGAACCTCAGAGAAACGAGGCAAGATGAGGATTCAAGTTAAAGAAAATCCTCAGTTGCTGCAATAACAAAGAAATCACTCTAAGGCTTTTGCGTCCTCTTTAAAGAGTTGTAACTCATTTCATTAAGTGCAAATCTCTGAGTTTAATGCTGGATCTCACCTTTCCTTTGGGGCTTTTCACATTTCCTGGGTATAAAAAGATTCCTCCGTACATCAGCGTCCGGTGGACGTCGGCCACCATCGATCCGATGTAGCGCGCGCCGTACGGCTCACTGCCGTCCTACAAGGACATGAAGTGTTCACGGGTCGCACgaggaaaatgtaaatatttcctaAAAAATCATCATGTTACCTCAGGGAACTTCTTCCTCTGCAGGTACTCTGTGACAGCCGGATCGAAATACTTAGCATAGCCTTCATTCAGACTGTAAATCTTCCCCCGTTTCTTGATTTTCACGTCGTGCTCGACGAGGATGAATTCACCGATGGCCTGTtgagcaaaatgtaaagaagGCCGTCAGTGATTATAAAAAGTGGATCGAAATGAGAGACCCTAAAGGAGTACCGACTGGGTCGAGCATGAAGCAGTTGACTCCCTGTCCAGTGGAGAGAACGATCATGGTGGCGCTGCCGTAGAGCGCGTAGCCCGCCGCCACCAGGTTCCTGCCCGGCTGCAGAGCGTCCTTCTCAGATGGCTCCTCATCTGTGGTCTGGGAATCACATCGTTTCAGtaacttaaatttaaattattaatattatatgtttttgttgcttatatTTAAAGGGCACCTGTTgtgaaaaattcagattttgcaagtttttatgcttccaactgtttctaaaaagagcccaaatgtttaaaaagtaacttgacgacaagttaatgttttttggtgtctggaaaatgagttacttagcaaccccagcagagttctgcgtattacctagcaaccccagcagagtcccagtacatttggtcagctggttttaccgctgcatGCACGgtataatgttttattgttaactTTCCATCCAGAAACTACTTGCTGCATTCTGCTGGTCGtccaggaggctccacttctgctgttcaaagatgtacggttgtttgcagccattttcacgtgtcGGTGTaaaatgttgagattatttgtatttaaagtgacaagaggccttATAACAGGTTAttcagaactgagcagactaaaacctcattatctaagaatgattgtgtcaaaactgtaatgaatatgttttgtatcGTCCATAGACCTATCCAAACCCGTTCAAGGAAGCACAACATGTCACCTTTAAGATTACAAAACAAGTATGTTAATTTAAATCCTTGCTTATATAGTAACTTATTCTTAGCTTGGATCATAATTTGAACTAATCAAATGGAAGTTTGTTGTCTTCAGTTgatctttttctgaaaaaagtGCATCAATGCAAGAGTTTAACGTTTTACTGTTACCTTTCTGTAAATGCCAAATAT
The genomic region above belongs to Xiphophorus maculatus strain JP 163 A chromosome 12, X_maculatus-5.0-male, whole genome shotgun sequence and contains:
- the LOC102216440 gene encoding fructose-1,6-bisphosphatase 1-like, coding for MSDRGTFDTNVVTMTRFVMEEGRKAKGTGELTTLLNSLGTAVKAISSAVRKAGIAHLYGIAGNTNVTGDQVKKLDILSNDLVINMLKSSFTSCVLVSEENEEAIIVEPEQRGKYIVCFDPLDGSSNIDCLVSIGTIFGIYRKTTDEEPSEKDALQPGRNLVAAGYALYGSATMIVLSTGQGVNCFMLDPAIGEFILVEHDVKIKKRGKIYSLNEGYAKYFDPAVTEYLQRKKFPEDGSEPYGARYIGSMVADVHRTLMYGGIFLYPGNVKSPKGKLRLLYEGNPMAFVMEQAGGMASTGFENILDIQPEGIHQRAPVAMGSPDDVREFIAICKKHAAK